One genomic region from Cydia amplana chromosome Z, ilCydAmpl1.1, whole genome shotgun sequence encodes:
- the LOC134661368 gene encoding small ribosomal subunit protein uS7, whose translation MAEENWVDDGMDAGSVAVDNAPLPQAADIPEIKLFGRWSCYDVQVSDMSLQDYISVKEKYAKYLPHSAGRYAHKRFRKAQCPIVERLTNSLMMHGRNNGKKLMAVRIVKHAFEIIHLLTGENPLQVLVTAIINSGPREDSTRIGRAGTVRRQAVDVSPLRRVNQAIWLLCTGAREAAFRNIKTIAECVADELINAAKGSSNSYAIKKKDELERVAKSNR comes from the coding sequence ATGGCTGAAGAAAACTGGGTTGATGACGGCATGGACGCAGGCAGCGTGGCCGTCGACAATGCGCCCCTGCCCCAAGCGGCCGATATTCCCGAAATTAAGCTTTTTGGGCGATGGAGCTGCTACGATGTCCAGGTTTCGGACATGTCCCTGCAAGATTACATCTCCGTGAAGGAGAAATACGCCAAGTATTTACCACACTCGGCTGGTAGGTACGCACACAAGCGTTTCCGCAAAGCTCAGTGCCCCATCGTAGAGCGTCTGACGAACTCTCTCATGATGCACGGTCGCAACAACGGCAAGAAGCTGATGGCCGTAAGAATCGTGAAGCACGCATTCGAAATCATCCACTTGCTAACCGGTGAGAACCCCCTGCAAGTCCTTGTGACGGCCATCATCAACTCCGGACCCCGCGAAGACTCCACCAGAATCGGTCGCGCCGGTACCGTGCGTCGTCAGGCCGTGGACGTGTCGCCGCTGCGCCGCGTCAACCAGGCTATCTGGCTGCTGTGCACGGGAGCCCGTGAGGCTGCCTTCAGAAACATCAAGACGATCGCGGAGTGCGTCGCTGACGAGCTCATCAACGCCGCCAAGGGTTCCTCCAACTCTTACGCTATCAAGAAGAAGGATGAGCTGGAGCGTGTTGCTAAATCCAACCGTTAA
- the LOC134661635 gene encoding succinate--CoA ligase [GDP-forming] subunit beta, mitochondrial: MAAMKNTKNIKLFTFLASKCYPQVSTRRFLNLQEYHSKDLLKKYQVSVQDFRIIDTKLDPKPLGDFKANEYVVKAQILAGGRGKGHFDNGFKGGVHLTKNPKDIMGLAKNMLGHKLITKQTPKEGIKVEKVMVAESVNIKRETYLSIIMDRSFNGAALVASPAGGMDIEAVAEKTPHLVKTVPIDIYEGITDTVANEIASFLEFKGDLKKKCAEEIKKMWQLFTKVDATQLEINPLVETDDGRVVAVDAKINFDDNAQFRQQEIFALDDDSESDPREKEAAALNLTYIDMDGSIGCMVNGAGLAMATMDLIALSGGQPANFLDLGGGVGQAQVSAALRILESDPKVKVVFVNVLAGIVNCATVANGIVAACKANPPKHPIVIRLQGTNSAVAKKILEESGLPLHMINDADEAAQTAVRLAKSK, encoded by the exons ATGGCTGCGATGAAAAACACCAAGAATATTAAACTTTTCACCTTTCTGGCTTCGAAATGTTATCCCCAAGTGAGCACGAGAAGATTCTTGAACCTGCAAGAGTACCACAGCAAAGATTTACTAAAAAAGTATCAGGTATCAGTTCAGGACTTCCGTATTATTGATACCAAACTAGATCCTAAACCGCTCGGTGACTTCAAAGCTAATGAGTACGTGGTGAAGGCTCAGATCCTAGCCGGCGGGAGGGGCAAAGGTCATTTcgataatggatttaaagggggAGTTCATTTGACCAAAAATCCCAAAGACATCATGGGCTTAGCGAAAAATATGTTAGGCCATAAATTAATAACCAAACAGACGCCAAAGGAAGGCATAAAAGTCGAAAAAGTCATGGTGGCCGAGAGTGTAAACATCAAACGCGAGACATACTTGAGCATTATAATGGATAGGAGTTTTAATGGTGCAGCTTTGGTGGCATCGCCAGCAGGTGGCATGGATATAGAGGCTGTGGCTGAGAAAACGCCCCATTTAGTTAAGACTGTGCCTATTGACATATATGAGGGCATTACTGATACTGTGGCTAATGAGATTGCAAGTTTCTTAGAATTCAAAGGTGACCTAAAGAAGAAATGTGCTGAggagataaaaaaaatgtggcaATTATTTACAAAG GTGGATGCAACCCAACTTGAAATCAACCCTTTAGTGGAGACTGACGATGGACGAGTGGTGGCTGTGGATGCTAAGATCAATTTTGATGACAACGCTCAATTCAGGCAGCAAGAGATATTTGCTTTGGACGATGATTCAGAATCAGATCCTAGAGAG AAAGAAGCAGCTGCTCTCAACCTGACATATATAGACATGGATGGAAGCATTGGGTGCATGGTGAACGGGGCTGGTCTGGCCATGGCCACTATGGACCTGATTGCACTAAGCGGTGGCCAGCCTGCAAATTTCTTGGACCTTGGAGGCGGTGTGGGTCAAGCACAGGTCTCGGCAGCATTGAGGATTTTGGAGTCAGACCCGAAAGTCAAAGTTGTATTTGTCAATGTTCTTGCTG GCATTGTGAACTGTGCTACAGTTGCAAACGGAATTGTGGCAGCTTGCAAAGCGAACCCACCCAAGCATCCCATAGTCATCAGGCTGCAAGGCACTAACTCGGCCGTGGCTAAGAAAATCCTAGAGGAGTCCGGCTTGCCCCTGCACATGATAAACGACGCGGACGAAGCTGCCCAAACCGCAGTGAGATTAGCTAAGTCTAAGTAA
- the LOC134661803 gene encoding mitochondrial-processing peptidase subunit alpha, with the protein MSHVAEVKVLVSRLFSMKNGLFKSGVRSFSQDVDKSAQALAKGSVTPLPPLSDPMPNLPPVMYSTGKAEDCVTEVTTLSNGLRVASEKKFGQFCTAGVVIDSGPRYEVAYPNGICHFLEKLSFGATHKFATRDVMLRELERHGGICDCQGSRDTTVYATSADSRGLEAVTQVLAEVTLRPRLSAEEIEAARQAVAFELETLAMRPEQETILMDMIHSAAYKGNTLGLPKICPKENVNKIDRGIILNYLKNHYTPNRMVVAAVGVDHEPFVEFVQKYFVDMKPTWHGEDSATFTPLVDKSVAQYTGGMEQEECEIPLYPGSDLPELSHVVIGLESCSHGDPDFVTTCVLNMMMGGGGSFSAGGPGKGMYTRLYTNVLNRYHWMFNATAYNHAYGDTGVFCVHSASPPNRIYDTAVVVARELANMAGKVGDTELRRAKTQLQSMLLMNLEARPVVFEDVGRQVLATGKRKPPSFFIDEIEKVTADDIVRVARRMLSGRPSVAARGRLAHLPAFDEICANMTLTTDSSPQGRRLNLFRA; encoded by the exons ATGTCACATGTAGCCGAAGTTAAAGTTCTTGTTTCTAGGTTattttctatgaaaaatgg GCTTTTCAAATCTGGTGTAAGAAGTTTTAGTCAAGATGTGGACAAATCAGCTCAGGCCCTGGCTAAGGGCAGTGTTACACCACTGCCACCACTGTCGGATCCTATGCCAAACCTCCCACCTGTGATGTATTCCACCGGAAAAGCAGAGGACTGTGTAACTGAGGTCACCACCCTCAGCAATGGACTTAGAGTTGCATCAGAGAAAAAGTTTGGCCAGTTTTGTACTGCGGGTG TGGTTATTGACTCCGGCCCACGATATGAAGTTGCTTACCCAAATGGCATTTGTCACTTTCTGGAAAAGTTAAGTTTTGGT GCAACACATAAATTCGCAACCCGTGATGTGATGCTGCGAGAGTTAGAGAGGCATGGCGGCATTTGTGACTGCCAAGGGTCTCGTGACACTACAGTATATGCAACCAGCGCTGATTCTAGAGGTCTTGAGGCTGTTACACAA GTGTTAGCAGAGGTGACATTAAGGCCACGGCTGTCTGCTGAAGAGATAGAAGCTGCCAGACAAGCAGTAGCATTTGAATTGGAAACTCTTGCTATGAGGCCGGAGCAAGAAACTATACTTATGGACATGATACATTCG GCCGCATATAAGGGCAACACACTTGGTCTCCCAAAGATTTGCCCCAAGGAGAATGTAAACAAAATAGACCGTGGAATTATACTGAATTATTTGAAGAACCACTACACGCCCAATCGGATGGTAGTTGCGGCTGTTGGC GTGGACCATGAGCCGTTCGTGGAGTTTGTACAGAAGTATTTTGTGGACATGAAGCCCACGTGGCATGGCGAGGACAGCGCCACGTTCACGCCACTAGTCGACAAGTCCGTGGCTCAGTATACTGGCGGTATGGAACag GAGGAATGTGAAATACCACTCTACCCTGGATCTGACTTACCGGAGCTATCTCATGTTGTTATTGGATTAGaaa GTTGCTCGCATGGAGACCCAGACTTCGTGACGACGTGCGTGCTGAACATGATGATGGGCGGCGGCGGATCCTTCTCCGCCGGCGGCCCTGGCAAGGGCATGTACACACGCCTTTACACCAACGTGCTTAATAG ATATCACTGGATGTTCAACGCGACGGCTTACAACCACGCGTACGGCGACACCGGCGTGTTCTGCGTACACTCGGCGTCGCCGCCCAACCGCATCTACGACACCGCCGTGGTCGTCGCGCGCGAGCTCGCCAACATGGCCGGCAAGGTCGGCGACACGGAGCTTAGG CGAGCCAAGACCCAGTTGCAGTCGATGCTGCTGATGAACCTGGAGGCCAGGCCGGTGGTGTTCGAGGACGTCGGCCGGCAAGTGCTCGCCACTGGCAAGAGGAAGCCGCCATCTTTCTTTATAGATGAAATCG AAAAAGTGACAGCGGACGACATAGTGCGCGTGGCCAGGCGCATGCTGAGCGGGCGGCCGTCGGTGGCGGCGCGCGGGCGGCTCGCGCACCTGCCCGCCTTCGACGAGATCTGCGCCAACATGACGCTCACCACCGACTCCTCGCCACAGGGCCGGCGGCTAAACCTCTTCAGAGCCTGA